The following are from one region of the Ignavibacteriota bacterium genome:
- a CDS encoding ATP-grasp domain-containing protein, which translates to MNSAKPNTVLCVSSYEKGFDFMRECKDQGCRVLLLTSKSLETAPWPKESIDEIFYMPDKNKEWNMRDVIYGVSFVARNEKIDRIVALDDFDVEKAAALREHLRVPGMGDTTARYFRDKLAMRMRAKEMGIPVPEFIHVLNHNDINEFAEKVPYPYMIKPRMLAGAHGLKKVNSKEEMWNRINHLGDEQSFFLMERFIPGNIYHVDSIIYEHEVRFAIASQYGKPPFEVAHEGRVFTSRTVERGSKKEQQLLELNEKLMKALGMLRGVSHTEFIESDKDGKIYFLETSARVGGANLSELVLAASGINLWREWAKIEILRGESEYKYPEVKNDYAGIITSLSKQEWPDLSSYNDPEIVWRLDKSYHAGFVIRSKHHKVVEEMLGKYTERFYKDFFASAPMKEKPSD; encoded by the coding sequence ATGAACTCCGCTAAACCCAACACCGTGCTTTGCGTTTCTTCTTATGAAAAAGGATTTGACTTTATGCGTGAGTGTAAGGATCAAGGCTGTCGTGTTTTATTACTTACATCAAAAAGTCTTGAAACGGCTCCATGGCCTAAAGAATCAATCGATGAAATTTTTTATATGCCGGATAAAAACAAAGAATGGAATATGCGCGATGTTATTTACGGAGTAAGCTTTGTTGCAAGGAACGAAAAGATTGACAGGATTGTTGCCCTCGATGATTTTGATGTTGAGAAAGCTGCAGCGTTAAGAGAACATTTACGCGTTCCAGGGATGGGTGACACAACCGCACGTTACTTTCGTGATAAACTTGCAATGAGAATGAGAGCAAAGGAAATGGGAATCCCTGTCCCTGAATTCATTCACGTTCTTAATCACAATGATATTAATGAATTTGCTGAAAAAGTTCCGTATCCGTATATGATTAAACCAAGAATGCTTGCCGGCGCACACGGATTGAAAAAAGTTAACAGCAAAGAAGAAATGTGGAATCGTATAAATCATCTTGGCGACGAACAATCGTTTTTCTTGATGGAAAGATTTATCCCTGGAAATATTTATCACGTTGATTCAATTATTTATGAGCACGAAGTACGATTTGCAATTGCAAGCCAGTACGGGAAACCGCCATTTGAAGTTGCACACGAAGGAAGAGTTTTTACAAGCAGGACAGTTGAACGAGGAAGTAAAAAAGAGCAGCAGCTTCTTGAACTGAATGAAAAATTAATGAAAGCTCTTGGAATGCTGCGCGGAGTTTCCCACACAGAGTTTATTGAATCCGATAAAGATGGAAAAATTTATTTTCTTGAAACTTCTGCTCGTGTTGGCGGAGCAAATCTTTCTGAGCTCGTGCTTGCGGCATCCGGAATTAATTTATGGCGTGAATGGGCGAAAATAGAAATTCTCAGGGGCGAATCAGAATACAAATATCCCGAAGTTAAAAATGACTATGCAGGAATTATAACTTCATTATCAAAACAGGAGTGGCCCGATCTTTCATCTTACAACGATCCTGAAATTGTATGGAGATTGGATAAATCATACCACGCCGGATTTGTAATCCGTTCAAAGCACCACAAAGTTGTTGAAGAAATGCTCGGGAAATACACGGAGAGATTTTATAAAGATTTTTTTGCTAGTGCTCCAATGAAAGAAAAACCGAGTGATTAG
- a CDS encoding T9SS type A sorting domain-containing protein: protein MKKILLICLSSFFLFTSIFSQENYFENLLIQKELNPSIYYEAKQTAVKQQLPVSVKLPEGILIDVLKVENGVILYSVIKNFSHPFLDGEVLTYSQVKDRYDLSNAEINWGKSLNETVENGDSDTKLLLIPDWTNDNVLSFDPVTGSLVNANYIPSNPGNLASPKHALLNPAGFISVSDQITDLVQKFDTSGNYIGIYAPAGGVNNTILDNIRGHAYRPNGNLVVTVGSGGNQNGVPEFDNSGNYLGNFIAIGAGGLNSPFAILFRMNDVLVTGSSSDAAHRYDLNGNYLNNLITGVNFPQQIIELQNGNLALAVFSTPSGLGIYDSNGTQLNFFTQVSGLRGVYQLPSGNYLVTNSSGLHEIDGTTGNLIQTIYSSTNLQYISYVDYSTIPVELTSFTANLIDNNIILNWTTATETNNSGFAVERSVDNKFYEQIGFIPGSGTTTERRSYSFTDTSPGEGKFYYRLKQIDYNGTFEYSSIVEVGITSPKEFALMQNYPNPFNPSTTFTFNIPANELVNLKVYDVMGNEVATLVNEEKSAGSYSIEFDASKLASGTYFYKLQAGEKSEVRKMLLLK, encoded by the coding sequence ATGAAGAAAATCTTACTTATTTGTTTAAGTTCTTTCTTCCTGTTTACTTCAATCTTTTCTCAGGAGAACTACTTCGAGAATTTGTTGATACAGAAAGAGCTAAATCCATCCATCTATTACGAAGCAAAACAAACCGCTGTTAAACAGCAGCTTCCTGTTAGTGTAAAACTACCAGAGGGCATTTTGATAGATGTATTGAAGGTGGAAAACGGTGTTATACTTTATAGTGTTATTAAAAATTTTTCTCACCCCTTTTTAGATGGAGAAGTTCTGACATACAGCCAGGTAAAAGACAGATATGATCTTTCAAATGCAGAAATTAATTGGGGAAAATCTCTGAACGAAACTGTAGAAAATGGTGATTCGGATACGAAACTTTTATTAATTCCTGACTGGACGAATGATAACGTATTATCATTTGATCCAGTAACCGGTAGTCTTGTCAATGCGAATTATATTCCATCAAACCCGGGCAATCTTGCTTCTCCAAAACATGCACTGCTTAATCCTGCAGGATTCATCAGTGTTTCAGATCAAATAACTGATCTTGTTCAGAAGTTTGATACATCGGGTAATTACATCGGTATTTATGCTCCTGCTGGAGGTGTTAATAATACAATACTGGATAATATTCGTGGTCATGCTTACAGACCAAATGGGAATCTGGTCGTGACAGTTGGAAGCGGCGGTAATCAGAATGGTGTTCCCGAATTTGATAACAGTGGTAATTATCTGGGTAATTTTATAGCAATTGGTGCTGGTGGATTAAACAGTCCATTTGCTATTCTTTTCAGGATGAACGATGTATTGGTTACGGGTTCAAGCAGTGATGCTGCACACAGGTATGATCTGAATGGAAATTATCTTAACAACCTGATAACGGGTGTAAATTTTCCACAGCAGATTATTGAACTGCAGAATGGCAACCTCGCTCTTGCAGTTTTCTCCACTCCGTCAGGATTAGGAATTTACGATTCTAACGGAACTCAGCTAAACTTCTTTACGCAGGTATCAGGTCTAAGAGGTGTTTATCAGTTACCAAGCGGAAATTATCTGGTAACAAATAGCAGCGGATTACACGAAATAGATGGAACCACGGGAAATTTGATACAAACAATTTATTCTTCTACAAACCTTCAATACATTTCGTATGTTGATTATTCAACCATTCCCGTTGAACTTACTTCTTTCACAGCGAATCTGATTGATAATAATATTATTCTAAACTGGACAACAGCCACTGAAACTAACAACTCAGGATTTGCCGTTGAAAGGAGTGTCGATAATAAATTTTATGAACAGATAGGATTTATCCCGGGCTCTGGAACTACTACGGAGAGGAGAAGCTACAGCTTTACAGACACTTCCCCCGGCGAAGGAAAATTTTACTATCGTCTCAAGCAAATCGATTATAACGGTACGTTTGAATACTCTTCAATAGTTGAAGTAGGAATTACTTCACCGAAGGAATTTGCATTAATGCAGAACTATCCAAATCCCTTTAATCCATCAACAACATTTACTTTCAACATTCCCGCCAATGAACTTGTTAATCTTAAAGTATATGATGTTATGGGAAATGAAGTAGCCACACTCGTTAATGAAGAAAAGTCTGCCGGTTCATATTCAATTGAATTCGATGCATCGAAGCTTGCAAGCGGAACATATTTTTATAAGCTTCAGGCTGGAGAAAAATCTGAAGTCCGGAAGATGCTGCTATTAAAGTAA
- a CDS encoding T9SS type A sorting domain-containing protein, which translates to MLSGDKIKFRATITDTSIFYNTAHYPDAGWVVMNVLPPILNVEEENLLSFYELAQNFPNPFNPTTKIKYQLPEPVFVTIKVYDVLGNEIETLVNEERDAGSYKIDFNGLELTSGIYYYRITAGNFSQTKKMILLK; encoded by the coding sequence ATGCTCTCTGGAGATAAAATTAAATTCAGAGCAACAATTACCGATACCTCCATATTTTATAATACTGCACATTATCCGGATGCGGGCTGGGTTGTAATGAATGTTCTTCCACCTATTCTGAATGTTGAAGAAGAAAATTTATTATCATTCTATGAACTCGCTCAAAACTTTCCAAATCCCTTTAACCCAACAACGAAAATAAAATATCAACTACCAGAACCTGTATTTGTTACAATTAAAGTATATGATGTTCTAGGAAATGAAATAGAAACTCTTGTTAATGAAGAGAGGGATGCGGGAAGTTATAAAATTGATTTCAACGGTTTGGAGTTAACAAGTGGAATATATTACTATAGAATTACAGCCGGAAATTTTTCTCAGACTAAAAAAATGATTTTGTTAAAATGA
- a CDS encoding fatty acid desaturase: MSLKLKEIADIKSLVYIFITSSLFISQWLWLGTNTFIYTWFLFMSVTVAVMTHNHNHLPMWKSKGMNVFTDWWLTVFYGFPIFAWIPTHNKNHHRFNNRAGDDSITYRISERNNLLTLISYPTISGYYQQKAIMVYLKEMKANNREKFWISISQYVVLVLWIAAAFIIDWEKALLFVIIPQQVSLFSVLIFNYVQHVHADEESEWNHSRNFTGFLNFLLFNNGYHTIHHQKAGLHWKKAPQAHNEIAHNINPILLERSFWWYIFRSYFLSLVIPKFKTDSMRLERISKEKDLNTGKKIVEEKEIESVSAGS, translated from the coding sequence ATGAGTTTAAAACTAAAAGAAATTGCCGACATAAAGAGTCTGGTTTATATTTTTATCACCTCATCATTATTTATTAGTCAATGGCTCTGGCTAGGAACTAATACTTTTATCTATACATGGTTTTTATTTATGTCAGTAACTGTGGCTGTAATGACTCATAACCATAACCACTTACCAATGTGGAAATCAAAGGGGATGAATGTGTTTACTGACTGGTGGCTTACCGTATTTTATGGTTTCCCGATATTTGCGTGGATACCAACACATAATAAAAACCATCATCGCTTTAACAATCGGGCAGGCGATGACTCAATTACTTATCGGATAAGTGAAAGAAATAATTTACTTACTCTCATTTCATATCCGACAATTAGCGGCTACTATCAGCAAAAAGCAATAATGGTTTATCTGAAAGAAATGAAAGCAAACAACAGGGAGAAATTCTGGATAAGTATTTCACAGTATGTTGTGCTTGTTTTGTGGATAGCTGCAGCATTTATAATTGATTGGGAGAAAGCATTACTATTTGTAATCATACCCCAGCAAGTTTCTCTATTTAGCGTTTTGATATTTAATTACGTTCAGCACGTTCACGCCGATGAAGAATCCGAGTGGAATCATTCAAGAAACTTTACCGGGTTCCTTAATTTTCTTCTTTTCAATAATGGCTATCACACTATTCATCATCAGAAAGCAGGACTTCATTGGAAAAAAGCTCCTCAAGCCCACAATGAAATTGCACACAACATAAATCCAATTTTGCTAGAAAGAAGTTTCTGGTGGTATATATTCAGAAGTTATTTTTTGTCTCTTGTTATCCCAAAATTCAAAACAGACTCAATGAGACTGGAAAGAATCAGTAAAGAAAAAGATTTGAACACCGGAAAAAAAATTGTTGAAGAAAAGGAAATTGAATCCGTAAGTGCCGGATCATAG
- a CDS encoding T9SS type A sorting domain-containing protein, producing MEEHSVLEKTIIEEPNFPNFTYNGWGSNISQLHQPFGWGTLIAKKNLYFMMWVGVITTHNSQLAYLPTTQERATISDYYIFLLGNDSLRYSKWNAGSTFYPFTWVDYTPVENNDEPMLSFELSQNYPNPFNPSTKIRYEIPEMSFVTIKVYDVLGKQILSLVNEEKSAGNYEIEFNGKELASGIYYYRISAGNFSQTKKMILLK from the coding sequence ATGGAGGAACATAGCGTACTTGAGAAAACAATTATTGAAGAACCGAATTTCCCCAATTTTACCTATAATGGATGGGGAAGTAATATTAGCCAATTGCATCAACCTTTTGGATGGGGAACTTTAATTGCAAAAAAGAATTTATATTTTATGATGTGGGTTGGTGTAATTACTACACATAATTCTCAACTTGCTTATCTACCCACTACTCAAGAAAGAGCTACAATTTCAGACTATTATATTTTCTTATTAGGTAACGACTCGCTCAGATACTCTAAGTGGAATGCAGGTTCTACTTTTTATCCTTTCACCTGGGTAGACTATACTCCAGTTGAAAACAATGATGAACCTATGCTATCTTTTGAACTTTCTCAAAATTATCCCAATCCATTCAACCCATCGACAAAAATAAGATATGAGATTCCTGAAATGAGTTTTGTTACCATAAAAGTTTATGATGTGTTGGGAAAACAAATACTATCTCTTGTCAATGAGGAAAAGTCAGCAGGAAATTATGAAATTGAATTTAATGGTAAAGAATTGGCAAGTGGAATTTATTATTATAGAATTTCCGCAGGAAATTTTTCGCAAACTAAGAAAATGATTCTTTTGAAATAA